A region from the Corynebacterium halotolerans YIM 70093 = DSM 44683 genome encodes:
- a CDS encoding calcineurin-like phosphoesterase C-terminal domain-containing protein, with the protein MSGLTLAATGVLAPTVTAQEDTATTAWEETAYRGSVEVVDEQDDENTLEGVVFEDTNKNSQRDEGEPGIPGVSVSNGRTIVTTDAEGRYELQVDDNTTVFITQPAGYQVPVDENNVAQFFYNHVPEGSPDLRYSGIEPTGPLPDAVNFPLSPSEGTASPEQNCVIGGDIQTYTAEEVEYARNGAFADLAARDDYANCGALFIGDVVGDDLSLYPDVKELTGMLNGPARFLPGNHDLDFDASDEDHKFDTYRSHFGPEYYSFDVGNAHVVALESVQYPLEDGDGYNGAIDDEQLEWLRQDIAHTPEDKLIVLATHVPLMSFADQGSDVHQIDQVQEIYEIIGDREAIAVSGHTHALANMREGDSLEGWNELYGVEELPFTHIVAGAISGDWYSGETTENGYPQAVGRDGSLPGVLTLDIDGSEVSEFYTVRGEDQSTQMALSLNTPAYRDWYEDNIDNAGEAEEFADPLVVPEDEVAETWLTTNFWMGSTGSTVEVSIDGGEAVAAERTQQMDGEVPNVGAEWSDPAAVQQQLVHGGSVADRAAHIWRLPLPADLGAGEHTAEVTATDVHGHEYTETLTFTVSPVEGGDDNGDDDTEAPSSGLSSLSSNLSSAGSLF; encoded by the coding sequence ATGTCCGGTCTGACACTGGCCGCCACCGGCGTCCTCGCCCCGACCGTCACCGCCCAGGAGGACACAGCCACCACGGCCTGGGAGGAGACCGCCTACCGCGGCTCCGTCGAGGTCGTCGATGAGCAGGACGACGAGAACACCCTGGAGGGTGTCGTGTTCGAGGACACGAACAAGAACTCCCAGCGGGACGAGGGCGAGCCCGGCATCCCGGGGGTCTCGGTCTCGAACGGCCGCACCATCGTCACCACGGACGCCGAGGGCCGCTACGAGTTGCAGGTCGACGACAACACGACCGTGTTCATCACCCAGCCGGCCGGGTACCAGGTCCCGGTGGACGAGAACAACGTCGCCCAGTTCTTCTACAACCACGTCCCCGAAGGGTCCCCCGACCTGCGCTACAGCGGCATCGAACCCACCGGGCCGCTGCCCGACGCGGTGAACTTCCCGCTCTCCCCGTCGGAGGGGACGGCCTCGCCCGAGCAGAACTGCGTGATCGGCGGGGACATCCAGACCTACACCGCAGAAGAGGTCGAGTACGCCCGCAACGGCGCCTTCGCCGACCTGGCCGCCCGCGATGACTACGCCAACTGCGGCGCCCTGTTCATCGGCGACGTCGTGGGCGATGATCTGTCCCTGTACCCGGACGTCAAGGAGCTGACCGGCATGCTCAACGGTCCGGCCCGCTTCCTGCCCGGCAATCACGACCTGGACTTCGACGCCTCCGATGAGGACCACAAGTTCGACACCTACCGTTCCCACTTCGGCCCGGAGTACTACTCCTTCGATGTCGGTAACGCCCACGTGGTCGCGCTGGAGTCGGTGCAGTACCCGCTGGAGGACGGAGACGGCTACAACGGGGCCATCGACGATGAACAGCTCGAGTGGCTGCGTCAGGACATCGCCCACACCCCCGAGGACAAGCTGATCGTCCTCGCCACCCACGTCCCGCTGATGTCCTTCGCGGACCAGGGCTCGGACGTGCACCAGATCGATCAGGTCCAGGAGATCTACGAGATCATCGGCGACCGTGAGGCGATCGCCGTCAGCGGTCACACGCATGCGCTGGCGAACATGCGCGAGGGAGACAGCCTCGAGGGCTGGAACGAGCTGTACGGCGTCGAGGAGCTGCCGTTCACCCACATCGTGGCCGGCGCCATCTCGGGGGACTGGTACAGCGGAGAGACGACCGAGAACGGATACCCCCAGGCCGTGGGCCGCGACGGCTCCCTGCCCGGCGTGCTGACCCTTGACATCGACGGTTCCGAGGTCTCCGAGTTCTACACCGTCCGTGGCGAGGATCAGTCCACCCAGATGGCCCTGTCCCTGAACACCCCGGCCTACCGGGACTGGTACGAGGACAACATCGACAACGCCGGTGAGGCCGAGGAGTTCGCCGATCCGCTGGTCGTCCCGGAGGACGAGGTGGCCGAGACCTGGCTGACCACCAACTTCTGGATGGGCTCCACCGGCTCCACCGTCGAGGTCTCCATCGACGGCGGCGAGGCAGTCGCCGCCGAGCGCACCCAGCAGATGGACGGCGAGGTGCCGAACGTGGGCGCCGAGTGGTCCGACCCGGCGGCGGTCCAGCAGCAGCTGGTCCACGGGGGCAGCGTGGCCGACCGGGCGGCACACATCTGGCGCCTGCCGCTGCCGGCCGATCTCGGGGCCGGTGAGCACACCGCCGAGGTGACCGCCACCGACGTCCACGGCCACGAGTACACCGAAACCCTCACCTTCACCGTCAGCCCCGTGGAGGGCGGCGACGATAACGGTGACGACGACACCGAGGCCCCCTCCTCCGGGCTGTCCAGCCTCTCGAGCAACCTGTCGAGCGCCGGTTCCCTCTTCTAA